A genomic segment from Etheostoma spectabile isolate EspeVRDwgs_2016 chromosome 11, UIUC_Espe_1.0, whole genome shotgun sequence encodes:
- the LOC116698049 gene encoding syntaxin-binding protein 5-like isoform X6 yields MWKRAIKLSTKTHPGPVVHLSDSPKDEGKLLIGFESGTIVQWDLRLKKADFRIYYDEAIHSVSWHHEGKQFMCSHSDGSLSIWNLRNTTKPFQVTFPHGKIQKDGRKESCKPILKVEYKTSRNSEPFVIFSGGLSYDKAGRRPTLTIMHGKAITVLEMDYPIVEFMALCETPYNNEVQEPYAVVVLLEKDLIVVDLTQSNFPVFENPYPMDIHESPVTCTAYFADCPPDIIPILYSIGVKHKKTGYSQKEWPVGGGTWTLGSHTYPEIIITGHADGSIKFWDASAITLQMLYKLKTSKAFMKPKPSEGRAADLVEDDPFAIQMVSWCPQSRIFCVVGISAHIILYRFSKYDANTQIVSLEVRLQCEAEDVISPSENENNPCFTESGSHSPQPHHQHAASPGSGTTEGNKDSNPCLKVKDRMVRVPPGYQAELVIQLLWADGEPPQQITSLDINSAYGLLAFGNCNGLAVVDYLQKTILLCMSTLDLYGAADPYQRLTRSPRRNRQSTSGLTELSDNQQSIDTDRSKSPTSVHYSTSLHNDPRVLPEPVVSLRASHCSPVFYLLDNDHVNGHCTSPTSQSCSTGKPRVPMGPEGPRLTRRGPGRPPFRKAQSAACMEISLPVSHTEGYASRRAMLQQLHGVAMYSHDEHHATAPYCWSERAAATESRENSFSRSRSSSVSSIDRDTKEAVTTLQFGESYARKSDTLPTPCLWVGTSLGMVLLIPMSIPTDNEERMEEPVTIGPSGTVLTLKGSVLRISFLDCMGALIQSPYEVWRDLNAHEDPDRMRRRKLIHISPSSSQHTCGEGHLAVVCSEKQAKVFLMPSQSCLFVHNITESSFVLRADVVSVCNSVCLACFCANGHVMTLSLPSLRPLLDVNYLPLADMRIARTFCFTHGGQALYLSSPTEIQRITYSQEMCDNLQEMLGELFTPIETPEAQNRGFLKGFFGGNSHNFDREELFGEAAAGKGSRSLAQHIPGQAGMEGMKVAACGVVGDLARARIALDERGQRLGELEERTALMMTSAETFSKHAHEVMLKCKDKKWYQL; encoded by the exons GCCATCCATTCAGTCAGCTGGCATCACGAAGGGAAGCAGTTCATGTGCAGTCACTCAGACGGCAGCCTGTCGATTTGGAACCTCAGAAACACCACCAAACCATTCCAAGTCACCTTCCCTCATG GAAAGATACAGAAGGATGGGAGGAAGGAGTCGTGTAAACCCATACTTAAAGTGGAGTACAAGACCTCAAGGAACAG CGAGCCTTTTGTTATCTTCTCTGGCGGTCTTTCATATGACAAGGCAGGGCGGCGGCCAACGTTAACCATCATGCACGGCAAGGCCATTACTGTGCTGGAGATGGACTATCCTATTGTAGAGTTCATGGCACTCTGCGAGACTCCTTATAACAACG AGGTCCAGGAACCTTACGCAGTGGTGGTGCTTTTGGAGAAGGACTTAATCGTGGTGGATCTGACACAGAGCAA CTTCCCTGTCTTTGAGAATCCTTACCCTATGGACATCCATGAGTCTCCAGTTACCTGCACTGCCTATTTTGCAGACTGTCCGCCCGACATTATACCCATCCTCTACTCGATAGGAGTTAAACATAAGAAGACCGGCTACAGCCAAAAG GAGTGGCCAGTCGGGGGAGGAACATGGACGTTAGGCTCCCACACTTACCCAGAGATCATTATCACAGG ACATGCTGACGGATCAATTAAGTTTTGGGACGCATCAGCAA TCACACTACAGATGTTGTACAAGCTGAAGACCTCCAAAGCGTTCATGAAGCCAAAGCCAAGTGAGGGCAGGGCGGCTGATTTGGTGGAGGATGACCCCTTTGCTATACAGATGGTCAGCTGGTGCCCCCAGAGTCGCATCTTCTGTGTGGTTGGCATCTCAGCCCACATCATCCTGTATCGCTTCAGCAAATATGATGCCAACACTCAGATAGTG TCACTAGAGGTGCGCTTACAGTGTGAGGCGGAGGACGTCATCTCTCCATCCGAGAATGAAAACAATCCCTGCTTCACAGAGTCCGGCTCCCACTCACCACAACCCCACCACCAACACGCAGCTAGCCCCGGCAGTGGGACAACTGAGGGTAACAAAGACAGCAATCCCTGCCTTAA GGTGAAGGACAGGATGGTTCGGGTCCCTCCTGGCTACCAAGCAGAGCTGGTTATCCAGCTGCTGTGGGCAGATGGAGAACCTCCGCAACAGATCACCAGCCTGGACATCAACTCTGCCTATGGCCT TTTGGCGTTTGGGAACTGCAATGGCCTAGCAGTGGTGGATTACTTGCAGAAAACCATCCTTTTGTGTATGTCGACACTGGATCTATATGGAGCCGCGGATCCATACCAGCGCCTTACCCGCTCCCCACGCAGGAACAGACAGTCCACATCAG GCCTTACTGAACTCTCTGACAACCAGCAGTCCATTGACACGGATAGAAGCAAGTCGCCCACCTCAG TTCATTACTCAACCTCCCTTCACAATGACCCACGCGTCCTGCCAGAGCCTGTGGTCAGTCTGAGAGCCAGCCACTGCAGTCCAGTCTTTTACTTGCTGGATAATG ATCATGTCAATGGACATTGCACTAGTCCCACCTCCCAGTCGTGCTCGACAGGGAAGCCTCGTGTCCCGATGGGTCCCGAGGGGCCACGGCTTACCCGCAGAGGCCCTGGCCGACCGCCCTTCCGCAAGGCCCAGTCCGCTGCTTGCATGGAGATCTCTTTGCCTGTGTCCCACACTGAAG GTTATGCATCCAGGAGGGCAATGCTTCAGCAGTTACACGGAGTCGCTATGTACTCCCACGACGAGCACCACGCCACTGCCCCCTACTGCTGGAGTGAGAGAG CTGCCGCCACAGAGAGTCGTGAAAACTCCTTCAGCCGTTCACGCAGTTCCAGTGTGTCCAGCATTGACCGCGACACCAAAGAAGCTGTCACCACACTGCAGTTCGGAGAGTCCTATGCACGCAAGAGTGACACCCTGCCCACCCCATGCCTCTGGGTGGGCACCAGCTTAGGCATGGTCTTGCTCATCCCAATGTCCATTCCAACCGATAAcgaggagaggatggaggaacCTGTGACCATCGGCCCCAGCG GCACAGTCCTGACGCTGAAGGGCTCAGTGTTGCGCATTAGCTTCCTGGACTGCATGGGAGCGCTCATTCAGAGCCCCTACGAGGTTTGGCGGGACCTCAACGCCCATGAGGACCCTGACCGAATGCGGAGGCGCAAGCTGATCCACATTTCACCGTCATCCTCCCAGCACACCTGCGgagagggacatctggcggtGGTGTGCTCCGAGAAGCAGGCCAAAGTATTCTTGATGCCCTCACAGTCTTGCCTCTTTGTCCACAACATCACCGAGTCATCCTTTGTACTGAGAGCCGACGTGGTATCTGTGTGCAACAGTGTGTGCCTGGCCTGCTTCTGTGCTAACGGGCACGTCATGACACTCAG TTTGCCAAGTCTAAGACCGCTTTTGGATGTTAATTACCTGCCTCTTGCAGACATGCGCATTGCAAGAACCTTTTGCTTTACTCACGGGGGTCAGGCATTATATCTCAGCTCCCCGACAGAGATCCAGAGAATTACATACAGCCAGGAGATGTGTGACAACCTGCAG GAAATGCTGGGGGAGCTGTTTACACCAATAGAAACACCAGAAGCCCAGAACCGAGGCTTTCTAAAGGGCTTCTTTGGAGGAAATTCTCATAACTTTGACAGAGAGGAGCTCT TTGGTGAGGCAGCAGCTGGGAAGGGTTCTCGTAGTCTAGCCCAGCATATCCCTGGGCAGGCGGGGATGGAGGGCATGAAGGTGGCAGCTTGCGGAGTGGTGGGTGATCTGGCACGGGCGCGCATTGCTCTGGATGAGAGAGGCCAAAGGCTGGGAGAGCTGGAGGAGCGAACCGCCCTAATGATGACCAGTGCCGAAACGTTCTCCAAACACGCTCACGAG GTGATGCTAAAGTGCAAGGACAAGAAGTGGTACCAGTTGTAA
- the LOC116698049 gene encoding syntaxin-binding protein 5-like isoform X8: MWKRAIKLSTKTHPGPVVHLSDSPKDEGKLLIGFESGTIVQWDLRLKKADFRIYYDEAIHSVSWHHEGKQFMCSHSDGSLSIWNLRNTTKPFQVTFPHGKIQKDGRKESCKPILKVEYKTSRNSEPFVIFSGGLSYDKAGRRPTLTIMHGKAITVLEMDYPIVEFMALCETPYNNEVQEPYAVVVLLEKDLIVVDLTQSNFPVFENPYPMDIHESPVTCTAYFADCPPDIIPILYSIGVKHKKTGYSQKEWPVGGGTWTLGSHTYPEIIITGHADGSIKFWDASAITLQMLYKLKTSKAFMKPKPSEGRAADLVEDDPFAIQMVSWCPQSRIFCVVGISAHIILYRFSKYDANTQIVSLEVRLQCEAEDVISPSENENNPCFTESGSHSPQPHHQHAASPGSGTTEGNKDSNPCLKVKDRMVRVPPGYQAELVIQLLWADGEPPQQITSLDINSAYGLLAFGNCNGLAVVDYLQKTILLCMSTLDLYGAADPYQRLTRSPRRNRQSTSGLTELSDNQQSIDTDRSKSPTSVKGPGRKLSLPTDLKTDLDHVNGHCTSPTSQSCSTGKPRVPMGPEGPRLTRRGPGRPPFRKAQSAACMEISLPVSHTEGYASRRAMLQQLHGVAMYSHDEHHATAPYCWSERAAATESRENSFSRSRSSSVSSIDRDTKEAVTTLQFGESYARKSDTLPTPCLWVGTSLGMVLLIPMSIPTDNEERMEEPVTIGPSGTVLTLKGSVLRISFLDCMGALIQSPYEVWRDLNAHEDPDRMRRRKLIHISPSSSQHTCGEGHLAVVCSEKQAKVFLMPSQSCLFVHNITESSFVLRADVVSVCNSVCLACFCANGHVMTLSLPSLRPLLDVNYLPLADMRIARTFCFTHGGQALYLSSPTEIQRITYSQEMCDNLQEMLGELFTPIETPEAQNRGFLKGFFGGNSHNFDREELFGEAAAGKGSRSLAQHIPGQAGMEGMKVAACGVVGDLARARIALDERGQRLGELEERTALMMTSAETFSKHAHEVMLKCKDKKWYQL, translated from the exons GCCATCCATTCAGTCAGCTGGCATCACGAAGGGAAGCAGTTCATGTGCAGTCACTCAGACGGCAGCCTGTCGATTTGGAACCTCAGAAACACCACCAAACCATTCCAAGTCACCTTCCCTCATG GAAAGATACAGAAGGATGGGAGGAAGGAGTCGTGTAAACCCATACTTAAAGTGGAGTACAAGACCTCAAGGAACAG CGAGCCTTTTGTTATCTTCTCTGGCGGTCTTTCATATGACAAGGCAGGGCGGCGGCCAACGTTAACCATCATGCACGGCAAGGCCATTACTGTGCTGGAGATGGACTATCCTATTGTAGAGTTCATGGCACTCTGCGAGACTCCTTATAACAACG AGGTCCAGGAACCTTACGCAGTGGTGGTGCTTTTGGAGAAGGACTTAATCGTGGTGGATCTGACACAGAGCAA CTTCCCTGTCTTTGAGAATCCTTACCCTATGGACATCCATGAGTCTCCAGTTACCTGCACTGCCTATTTTGCAGACTGTCCGCCCGACATTATACCCATCCTCTACTCGATAGGAGTTAAACATAAGAAGACCGGCTACAGCCAAAAG GAGTGGCCAGTCGGGGGAGGAACATGGACGTTAGGCTCCCACACTTACCCAGAGATCATTATCACAGG ACATGCTGACGGATCAATTAAGTTTTGGGACGCATCAGCAA TCACACTACAGATGTTGTACAAGCTGAAGACCTCCAAAGCGTTCATGAAGCCAAAGCCAAGTGAGGGCAGGGCGGCTGATTTGGTGGAGGATGACCCCTTTGCTATACAGATGGTCAGCTGGTGCCCCCAGAGTCGCATCTTCTGTGTGGTTGGCATCTCAGCCCACATCATCCTGTATCGCTTCAGCAAATATGATGCCAACACTCAGATAGTG TCACTAGAGGTGCGCTTACAGTGTGAGGCGGAGGACGTCATCTCTCCATCCGAGAATGAAAACAATCCCTGCTTCACAGAGTCCGGCTCCCACTCACCACAACCCCACCACCAACACGCAGCTAGCCCCGGCAGTGGGACAACTGAGGGTAACAAAGACAGCAATCCCTGCCTTAA GGTGAAGGACAGGATGGTTCGGGTCCCTCCTGGCTACCAAGCAGAGCTGGTTATCCAGCTGCTGTGGGCAGATGGAGAACCTCCGCAACAGATCACCAGCCTGGACATCAACTCTGCCTATGGCCT TTTGGCGTTTGGGAACTGCAATGGCCTAGCAGTGGTGGATTACTTGCAGAAAACCATCCTTTTGTGTATGTCGACACTGGATCTATATGGAGCCGCGGATCCATACCAGCGCCTTACCCGCTCCCCACGCAGGAACAGACAGTCCACATCAG GCCTTACTGAACTCTCTGACAACCAGCAGTCCATTGACACGGATAGAAGCAAGTCGCCCACCTCAG TAAAGGGACCCGGCAGAAAGTTAAGTCTGCCAACAGATCTTAAGACTGATCTTG ATCATGTCAATGGACATTGCACTAGTCCCACCTCCCAGTCGTGCTCGACAGGGAAGCCTCGTGTCCCGATGGGTCCCGAGGGGCCACGGCTTACCCGCAGAGGCCCTGGCCGACCGCCCTTCCGCAAGGCCCAGTCCGCTGCTTGCATGGAGATCTCTTTGCCTGTGTCCCACACTGAAG GTTATGCATCCAGGAGGGCAATGCTTCAGCAGTTACACGGAGTCGCTATGTACTCCCACGACGAGCACCACGCCACTGCCCCCTACTGCTGGAGTGAGAGAG CTGCCGCCACAGAGAGTCGTGAAAACTCCTTCAGCCGTTCACGCAGTTCCAGTGTGTCCAGCATTGACCGCGACACCAAAGAAGCTGTCACCACACTGCAGTTCGGAGAGTCCTATGCACGCAAGAGTGACACCCTGCCCACCCCATGCCTCTGGGTGGGCACCAGCTTAGGCATGGTCTTGCTCATCCCAATGTCCATTCCAACCGATAAcgaggagaggatggaggaacCTGTGACCATCGGCCCCAGCG GCACAGTCCTGACGCTGAAGGGCTCAGTGTTGCGCATTAGCTTCCTGGACTGCATGGGAGCGCTCATTCAGAGCCCCTACGAGGTTTGGCGGGACCTCAACGCCCATGAGGACCCTGACCGAATGCGGAGGCGCAAGCTGATCCACATTTCACCGTCATCCTCCCAGCACACCTGCGgagagggacatctggcggtGGTGTGCTCCGAGAAGCAGGCCAAAGTATTCTTGATGCCCTCACAGTCTTGCCTCTTTGTCCACAACATCACCGAGTCATCCTTTGTACTGAGAGCCGACGTGGTATCTGTGTGCAACAGTGTGTGCCTGGCCTGCTTCTGTGCTAACGGGCACGTCATGACACTCAG TTTGCCAAGTCTAAGACCGCTTTTGGATGTTAATTACCTGCCTCTTGCAGACATGCGCATTGCAAGAACCTTTTGCTTTACTCACGGGGGTCAGGCATTATATCTCAGCTCCCCGACAGAGATCCAGAGAATTACATACAGCCAGGAGATGTGTGACAACCTGCAG GAAATGCTGGGGGAGCTGTTTACACCAATAGAAACACCAGAAGCCCAGAACCGAGGCTTTCTAAAGGGCTTCTTTGGAGGAAATTCTCATAACTTTGACAGAGAGGAGCTCT TTGGTGAGGCAGCAGCTGGGAAGGGTTCTCGTAGTCTAGCCCAGCATATCCCTGGGCAGGCGGGGATGGAGGGCATGAAGGTGGCAGCTTGCGGAGTGGTGGGTGATCTGGCACGGGCGCGCATTGCTCTGGATGAGAGAGGCCAAAGGCTGGGAGAGCTGGAGGAGCGAACCGCCCTAATGATGACCAGTGCCGAAACGTTCTCCAAACACGCTCACGAG GTGATGCTAAAGTGCAAGGACAAGAAGTGGTACCAGTTGTAA
- the LOC116698049 gene encoding syntaxin-binding protein 5-like isoform X9, translated as MWKRAIKLSTKTHPGPVVHLSDSPKDEGKLLIGFESGTIVQWDLRLKKADFRIYYDEAIHSVSWHHEGKQFMCSHSDGSLSIWNLRNTTKPFQVTFPHGKIQKDGRKESCKPILKVEYKTSRNSEPFVIFSGGLSYDKAGRRPTLTIMHGKAITVLEMDYPIVEFMALCETPYNNEVQEPYAVVVLLEKDLIVVDLTQSNFPVFENPYPMDIHESPVTCTAYFADCPPDIIPILYSIGVKHKKTGYSQKEWPVGGGTWTLGSHTYPEIIITGHADGSIKFWDASAITLQMLYKLKTSKAFMKPKPSEGRAADLVEDDPFAIQMVSWCPQSRIFCVVGISAHIILYRFSKYDANTQIVSLEVRLQCEAEDVISPSENENNPCFTESGSHSPQPHHQHAASPGSGTTEGNKDSNPCLKVKDRMVRVPPGYQAELVIQLLWADGEPPQQITSLDINSAYGLLAFGNCNGLAVVDYLQKTILLCMSTLDLYGAADPYQRLTRSPRRNRQSTSGLTELSDNQQSIDTDRSKSPTSDHVNGHCTSPTSQSCSTGKPRVPMGPEGPRLTRRGPGRPPFRKAQSAACMEISLPVSHTEGYASRRAMLQQLHGVAMYSHDEHHATAPYCWSERAAATESRENSFSRSRSSSVSSIDRDTKEAVTTLQFGESYARKSDTLPTPCLWVGTSLGMVLLIPMSIPTDNEERMEEPVTIGPSGTVLTLKGSVLRISFLDCMGALIQSPYEVWRDLNAHEDPDRMRRRKLIHISPSSSQHTCGEGHLAVVCSEKQAKVFLMPSQSCLFVHNITESSFVLRADVVSVCNSVCLACFCANGHVMTLSLPSLRPLLDVNYLPLADMRIARTFCFTHGGQALYLSSPTEIQRITYSQEMCDNLQEMLGELFTPIETPEAQNRGFLKGFFGGNSHNFDREELFGEAAAGKGSRSLAQHIPGQAGMEGMKVAACGVVGDLARARIALDERGQRLGELEERTALMMTSAETFSKHAHEVMLKCKDKKWYQL; from the exons GCCATCCATTCAGTCAGCTGGCATCACGAAGGGAAGCAGTTCATGTGCAGTCACTCAGACGGCAGCCTGTCGATTTGGAACCTCAGAAACACCACCAAACCATTCCAAGTCACCTTCCCTCATG GAAAGATACAGAAGGATGGGAGGAAGGAGTCGTGTAAACCCATACTTAAAGTGGAGTACAAGACCTCAAGGAACAG CGAGCCTTTTGTTATCTTCTCTGGCGGTCTTTCATATGACAAGGCAGGGCGGCGGCCAACGTTAACCATCATGCACGGCAAGGCCATTACTGTGCTGGAGATGGACTATCCTATTGTAGAGTTCATGGCACTCTGCGAGACTCCTTATAACAACG AGGTCCAGGAACCTTACGCAGTGGTGGTGCTTTTGGAGAAGGACTTAATCGTGGTGGATCTGACACAGAGCAA CTTCCCTGTCTTTGAGAATCCTTACCCTATGGACATCCATGAGTCTCCAGTTACCTGCACTGCCTATTTTGCAGACTGTCCGCCCGACATTATACCCATCCTCTACTCGATAGGAGTTAAACATAAGAAGACCGGCTACAGCCAAAAG GAGTGGCCAGTCGGGGGAGGAACATGGACGTTAGGCTCCCACACTTACCCAGAGATCATTATCACAGG ACATGCTGACGGATCAATTAAGTTTTGGGACGCATCAGCAA TCACACTACAGATGTTGTACAAGCTGAAGACCTCCAAAGCGTTCATGAAGCCAAAGCCAAGTGAGGGCAGGGCGGCTGATTTGGTGGAGGATGACCCCTTTGCTATACAGATGGTCAGCTGGTGCCCCCAGAGTCGCATCTTCTGTGTGGTTGGCATCTCAGCCCACATCATCCTGTATCGCTTCAGCAAATATGATGCCAACACTCAGATAGTG TCACTAGAGGTGCGCTTACAGTGTGAGGCGGAGGACGTCATCTCTCCATCCGAGAATGAAAACAATCCCTGCTTCACAGAGTCCGGCTCCCACTCACCACAACCCCACCACCAACACGCAGCTAGCCCCGGCAGTGGGACAACTGAGGGTAACAAAGACAGCAATCCCTGCCTTAA GGTGAAGGACAGGATGGTTCGGGTCCCTCCTGGCTACCAAGCAGAGCTGGTTATCCAGCTGCTGTGGGCAGATGGAGAACCTCCGCAACAGATCACCAGCCTGGACATCAACTCTGCCTATGGCCT TTTGGCGTTTGGGAACTGCAATGGCCTAGCAGTGGTGGATTACTTGCAGAAAACCATCCTTTTGTGTATGTCGACACTGGATCTATATGGAGCCGCGGATCCATACCAGCGCCTTACCCGCTCCCCACGCAGGAACAGACAGTCCACATCAG GCCTTACTGAACTCTCTGACAACCAGCAGTCCATTGACACGGATAGAAGCAAGTCGCCCACCTCAG ATCATGTCAATGGACATTGCACTAGTCCCACCTCCCAGTCGTGCTCGACAGGGAAGCCTCGTGTCCCGATGGGTCCCGAGGGGCCACGGCTTACCCGCAGAGGCCCTGGCCGACCGCCCTTCCGCAAGGCCCAGTCCGCTGCTTGCATGGAGATCTCTTTGCCTGTGTCCCACACTGAAG GTTATGCATCCAGGAGGGCAATGCTTCAGCAGTTACACGGAGTCGCTATGTACTCCCACGACGAGCACCACGCCACTGCCCCCTACTGCTGGAGTGAGAGAG CTGCCGCCACAGAGAGTCGTGAAAACTCCTTCAGCCGTTCACGCAGTTCCAGTGTGTCCAGCATTGACCGCGACACCAAAGAAGCTGTCACCACACTGCAGTTCGGAGAGTCCTATGCACGCAAGAGTGACACCCTGCCCACCCCATGCCTCTGGGTGGGCACCAGCTTAGGCATGGTCTTGCTCATCCCAATGTCCATTCCAACCGATAAcgaggagaggatggaggaacCTGTGACCATCGGCCCCAGCG GCACAGTCCTGACGCTGAAGGGCTCAGTGTTGCGCATTAGCTTCCTGGACTGCATGGGAGCGCTCATTCAGAGCCCCTACGAGGTTTGGCGGGACCTCAACGCCCATGAGGACCCTGACCGAATGCGGAGGCGCAAGCTGATCCACATTTCACCGTCATCCTCCCAGCACACCTGCGgagagggacatctggcggtGGTGTGCTCCGAGAAGCAGGCCAAAGTATTCTTGATGCCCTCACAGTCTTGCCTCTTTGTCCACAACATCACCGAGTCATCCTTTGTACTGAGAGCCGACGTGGTATCTGTGTGCAACAGTGTGTGCCTGGCCTGCTTCTGTGCTAACGGGCACGTCATGACACTCAG TTTGCCAAGTCTAAGACCGCTTTTGGATGTTAATTACCTGCCTCTTGCAGACATGCGCATTGCAAGAACCTTTTGCTTTACTCACGGGGGTCAGGCATTATATCTCAGCTCCCCGACAGAGATCCAGAGAATTACATACAGCCAGGAGATGTGTGACAACCTGCAG GAAATGCTGGGGGAGCTGTTTACACCAATAGAAACACCAGAAGCCCAGAACCGAGGCTTTCTAAAGGGCTTCTTTGGAGGAAATTCTCATAACTTTGACAGAGAGGAGCTCT TTGGTGAGGCAGCAGCTGGGAAGGGTTCTCGTAGTCTAGCCCAGCATATCCCTGGGCAGGCGGGGATGGAGGGCATGAAGGTGGCAGCTTGCGGAGTGGTGGGTGATCTGGCACGGGCGCGCATTGCTCTGGATGAGAGAGGCCAAAGGCTGGGAGAGCTGGAGGAGCGAACCGCCCTAATGATGACCAGTGCCGAAACGTTCTCCAAACACGCTCACGAG GTGATGCTAAAGTGCAAGGACAAGAAGTGGTACCAGTTGTAA